The Erwinia sorbitola nucleotide sequence CTGCCCCCCTCTGTTAGTACCATTCTAAATCAGACCTTTATTTACTCACCCTCTGAGTCCGGGTGCTCTCCAGACTCCATAACTAGAGTATGAGAATCATCTGAACTTAGCGCAAAGGGGGACGATGAAAAATGTGTACTGTTTCTCATTTAAGAAATAACAATAGAAGAACATGTGATACATGTTTCATTTACGAAAAAATAATCAAAAGGTATTAACGTTTAGAGTAATTGCTGGCACCAATGAACAAAAAAAAAGAGCCGCTATGCGGCCCTTGATTGCATTATTCATAACAATGGTGATTATTTCGCCGGGAGTTTGATGTCTTTAAACATCGCCTCGATATCTTCGTTTGAACGTAAACCTACGGCAGTATCAACAACATCACGCGTCAGATGCGGTGCGAAGCGCTGAATAAAATCATACATATAGCTACGGAGGAAGGTGCTGCGACGGAAGCCTATTTTAGTCGTACTGAAGCTGAAAACGTCTGTAGCTTCAATACGTACCAGATCGGGATCGGAGACCGGATCAACCGCCATACTGGCAATAACCCCTACTCCCAGTCCCAGCCTTACGTAGGTTTTTATCACGTCTGCATCGGTCGCAGTAAAGACAATATGCGGGGTCAGCCCGGCACGATTGAAAGCAGTATCCAGTTCTGAACGGCCCGTAAAACCGAAGGTGTAGGTGACCAACGGATATTCTGCAAGCTCCTCAATAGAGACTTTGCTTTTTGCCGCCAGCGGGTGATCTGGTGTCACCACGATGGCGCGGTTCCAGTGATAGC carries:
- the cysB gene encoding HTH-type transcriptional regulator CysB; this translates as MKLQQLRYIVEVVNHNLNVSSTAEGLYTSQPGISKQVRMLEDELGIQIFARSGKHLTQVTPAGQEIIRIAREVLSKVDAIKSVAGEHTWPDKGSLYVATTHTQARYALPNVIKGFIERYPRVSLHMHQGSPTQIAEAVSKGNADFAIATEALHLYDDLIMLPCYHWNRAIVVTPDHPLAAKSKVSIEELAEYPLVTYTFGFTGRSELDTAFNRAGLTPHIVFTATDADVIKTYVRLGLGVGVIASMAVDPVSDPDLVRIEATDVFSFSTTKIGFRRSTFLRSYMYDFIQRFAPHLTRDVVDTAVGLRSNEDIEAMFKDIKLPAK